The Blattabacterium cuenoti genome includes the window TCCTGTATTACAAGGAATCAAACCATATATGGATAAATTTTCTGGTTCAGAAAAAACATATTGCATTGAAGCGCTCATGCAAGATGGAAAAGCATTGCAAATGGGAACTTCACATTTTTTAGGACAAAATTTTTCGAAAGCATTCGATGTGAAATTTACTAATTTTAACGGAAAAAAAGAATATGTATGGTCTACTTCTTGGGGTGTATCTACCAGATTAATAGGTGGATTAATCATGTCTCATTCTGATGATAAAGGATTAATTTTACCTCCAAAAATAGCTCCTATACAAGTTGTTATAATTCCAATATTTTATAAAAAACAACGTATTACTAATATTCATGATATATCCATAAAAATTCTAAATCTATTAGAAAAAGAAGGAATAAGAGTCAAATATGATGATAGAATGATATGTACTCCTGGATGGAAATTTCATGAATATGAAATAAAAGGAATTCCCATTCGAATCAGTATCGGAAAAAATGAAATTCAAAATGAAAAAGTAGAAATCTTTAAAAGAGACACATGTGAAAAAATATATATACCTTGGATAAATTTAAAAAATTCAATTCCAAAATTACTAGATGAAATACAAAATAACATTTATAAGAAAGCGGTTCAAAGAACTCAAAAATTAATCATGAAATCGGATCATTACAATGATTTTAAACATCAAATAAATCATTCAGGAGGTTTTATTTTTGCTCATTGGGATGGAACAAAAAATACAAGTAAAAAAATACAAGAAGAAACAGAAGCAACCATCCGTTGTATTCCTATTTCTAATGAGAAAGAAAAAGGAAAATGCATTTTTTCTGGAAAAACCTCTTTACAAAGAGTCGTTTTTTCTAAATCTTATTGAATGTTTTTTAGTTTTCCTTTGAAACTATTTAAAGATGAATAATTTTTTTTTTCCAAAATCAAAGTTAATTCTTTTTTCAATCTTTCAAACACTAAAATTCCCTCTTTCAGAAATTGTGTTCCAATTTGAACAGCAGAAGCTCCACATAATATATGTTCAAAAATGTCTTTTCCAGAAGAAATACCTCCACATCCTATTATAGAGATATCTTTTCGGAGATAAGTATAAAACTTATGAACATTGGCTAATGCAAATGGCTTTATCATATATCCACCAATTCCTCCAAATCCTTTTTTGGGGCGTATTACGACTGACTCTTTATTTGCATCAATAAAGAGACCATTAGGTAAACTATTAATACAAGTAACAAAAAAAATGGGAAATTGATTTAAAATCAAAGCTATATTTTTAATATGTTCATCTTGAAAATAAGGAGGAAGTTTAATTCCTAAAGGTTTTTTATTAAATTTAAATATGTTTTCTATGAAATTTGATATTTGATCAAAATCATATCCGAACATTTCTTTTTTTCCAATAAGATTCGGACAAGATAAGTTTAATTCTATAGCAGTTACTTTTGAAGATTGATTTGCTTTTTGAATGAGAAAATAATTTTCTTCTTTGGATAATCCGGATATAGAAAGAAAAACAGGTTTATTTATTTTTTTTTTCTCTAAAAAATCTAGATAAAAATGAATTCCAAGATTAGGTAAACCCATAGAATTTATGCTTCCTATATTCCATTCAAAATATCTGGGTAAAACATTTCCTTTTCTTGGTTGAGATGTACAACTTTTTGTAACAACTCCACCAGAAGAACTATTTAATAAATTAGATAGTTCTTTATCTGTAGAACAAAGAACTCCTGAAGCATTCATTATGCATAATGGAAGTTGAATTCCATTTATACTAGCAGTAGTATCTATTTTTTTCATAATCATATGAATCAATTGTAATAATATTCAATTATAAAATTTTTTAACTTTACTAAAACAGTTTTTTATGGAAGAAAAAGAACAATTCTTTTTAGAAATTTATAATTTAGGAATCATAAAATTTGGAAATTTTACACTAAAAAGTGGAATGAATTCTTCTATATATATAGATTTTCGTCCAATAGCTTCTAGACCAGATTTATTAATAAAGTTATCGGATTTACTCCTACATGAGGTTCCATCTTATGATTTTGAACTAATTTGTGGAGTTCCATATGCGGCTTTACCTATAGCTACTACTTTATCTTTAAGATCCAAAATTCCGCTAATTATTAAAAGAAAAGAAAATAAAGGATATGGAACAGAACGAATGATTGAAGGAATATATAAAATAGGACAAAATTGCCTGATTATAGAAGATGTTATTACAAGTGGAGATAGTTTATTAAAAACTATAATAGACCTTGAGAAAGAAGGATTAATAATTAAAAATATTATGTCCATTCTTGACAGAGAACAAGGAGGAATAGAAAATATAAAAAAAATAGGGTATAATATCCGAACTTTATTTCGAATAGGAGAAGTTTTCAAAATATTAAAAAAAAAATCTTTTCTGAAAGAAAAAGAAATACATATGATTCAATTTTTTATTAAAAATAATATAAAAAATATTCAAAATAAACGGATTTCTTATGAAGAAAAAAAAGAAAAAATATCTCATCCTATAGGAAAAAAACTTATAGATATTACGTTGAAAAAAAAAACAAATTTAATAGTTTCGGCTGATTTAATAGATCCTAAACAAATTTTAAAATTAGTCAGTTTAATTGGAGATAGAATTTGTGGATTAAAACTTCATGTAGATATCATAAATGATTTTTCATTTTCATTTATAAATTATCTTAAAAATATTTCTATAAAAAAAAATTTTTTATTATTAGAAGATAGAAAATTATGTGATGTTAGTTCTACAAATTGTCTTCAATTGCATTACGGAATACACAAAATTTCTTCTTGGGCAGATATTGTTACGGCACATGTACTTGCTGGAAGTATGAGTATTCAAAACTTGAACATTCCTTATAATATGGGATTGATTACAATATCTGAAATGTCTTCTTATGGAGGATTATATGATGATAATTACATAAGAAAAGTACTAAATATTTCTTTAAAAAATCCAAAAGTTATTGGAACTGTAGCACAAAGAAAAGTGGATGATAGATTACTATTATTTACACCTGGTATCCATTTTTATGAAAAAAAAAATAATCTAGGAAATAAATATATTCATCCTGTTCAAGCTTTTGAAAAAAATAAAAGTGATTTTATTATTGTAGGCAAAGCTATTTTTCAATCTGAAAATCCAAAAATAACGGCAGAAGAATATAAAAATGCGGGATGGAAAGCTTATGAAAATGGACTTTAAATTATTCATTTTATTCCATTAGCATAATATGAGTTTTTTTTTTAAAAATTAATGATACTGATAATATTTTTCTTTAATTTGTATAAAGGTAGTCATATTTAAAAAATTGTTTTGTAATCATAAAAAAATTGAAAGAAACAAGGTTAAAAAAATTCTTTGAATAAATTTTTAGTATGGAATGGGTCAATTCGTTAATTAGTTGTTTTATGATACTTTTTAGCATTATAGATATATTAGGTAATGCTCCTATAATTATGGGATTTAAATCAAAAGGAAACATTATAGACACCAAAAAAGTTGTAATTACTTCTCTTGTAATATTTTTATCTTTTCTTTTTTTAGGACAACCTATGCTTACAATCATTGGAGTTGATGTCCATTCTTTCTCTGTAGCGGGATCTATAGTATTGTTTTTCATTGGATTAGAAATGATATTAGGAATAGATCTTCATAAGGTTACGGAAAATGCTCAAACTTCTATTGTTCCAATATCCTTTCCCCTTATAGCTGGTCCTGGATCTTTAACAACTTTAATTTCATTAAGAACAACTTATGACGTAAATATTATTCTTTTATCTCTTATTTTGAATATGATAGTTGTTTATTTTGTAATAGATAAATGTGATTTTATAGCCGAAAAAATAGGAAATAATGGATTGGATATTTTAAAGAAAATATTTGGAATTGTTTTATTAGCTTTTGCTGTAAAAATTTTTGGAGCAAATGCTAGTCAATTATTTCAACAATAATTTTTTATTATGTTATTGAAAATTTTTATAACAGATTCATTTACATTTTTAAATTCAGGTAAATAAAAAGCTT containing:
- the proS gene encoding proline--tRNA ligase, which codes for MNPLTKRSENYSKWYNEIVVRSGLAEFSGIRGFMILKPYGYSLWDRMKTILDKMLKLTGHQNVYFPLLIPKSLFSKEKEHTQIFSEGCAVVTHSRLIRKNPNQEELIVDLDSKLEEELVIRPTSESIIWKTYKRWIQSYRDLPILFNQWGNALRWEMRTRLFLRTTEFLWQEGHTAHSTKKEAIEETIKILNIYTNFSEKFMAIPVLQGIKPYMDKFSGSEKTYCIEALMQDGKALQMGTSHFLGQNFSKAFDVKFTNFNGKKEYVWSTSWGVSTRLIGGLIMSHSDDKGLILPPKIAPIQVVIIPIFYKKQRITNIHDISIKILNLLEKEGIRVKYDDRMICTPGWKFHEYEIKGIPIRISIGKNEIQNEKVEIFKRDTCEKIYIPWINLKNSIPKLLDEIQNNIYKKAVQRTQKLIMKSDHYNDFKHQINHSGGFIFAHWDGTKNTSKKIQEETEATIRCIPISNEKEKGKCIFSGKTSLQRVVFSKSY
- a CDS encoding dihydroorotate oxidase; translation: MIMKKIDTTASINGIQLPLCIMNASGVLCSTDKELSNLLNSSSGGVVTKSCTSQPRKGNVLPRYFEWNIGSINSMGLPNLGIHFYLDFLEKKKINKPVFLSISGLSKEENYFLIQKANQSSKVTAIELNLSCPNLIGKKEMFGYDFDQISNFIENIFKFNKKPLGIKLPPYFQDEHIKNIALILNQFPIFFVTCINSLPNGLFIDANKESVVIRPKKGFGGIGGYMIKPFALANVHKFYTYLRKDISIIGCGGISSGKDIFEHILCGASAVQIGTQFLKEGILVFERLKKELTLILEKKNYSSLNSFKGKLKNIQ
- the pyrF gene encoding orotidine-5'-phosphate decarboxylase; the encoded protein is MEEKEQFFLEIYNLGIIKFGNFTLKSGMNSSIYIDFRPIASRPDLLIKLSDLLLHEVPSYDFELICGVPYAALPIATTLSLRSKIPLIIKRKENKGYGTERMIEGIYKIGQNCLIIEDVITSGDSLLKTIIDLEKEGLIIKNIMSILDREQGGIENIKKIGYNIRTLFRIGEVFKILKKKSFLKEKEIHMIQFFIKNNIKNIQNKRISYEEKKEKISHPIGKKLIDITLKKKTNLIVSADLIDPKQILKLVSLIGDRICGLKLHVDIINDFSFSFINYLKNISIKKNFLLLEDRKLCDVSSTNCLQLHYGIHKISSWADIVTAHVLAGSMSIQNLNIPYNMGLITISEMSSYGGLYDDNYIRKVLNISLKNPKVIGTVAQRKVDDRLLLFTPGIHFYEKKNNLGNKYIHPVQAFEKNKSDFIIVGKAIFQSENPKITAEEYKNAGWKAYENGL
- a CDS encoding MarC family protein; protein product: MEWVNSLISCFMILFSIIDILGNAPIIMGFKSKGNIIDTKKVVITSLVIFLSFLFLGQPMLTIIGVDVHSFSVAGSIVLFFIGLEMILGIDLHKVTENAQTSIVPISFPLIAGPGSLTTLISLRTTYDVNIILLSLILNMIVVYFVIDKCDFIAEKIGNNGLDILKKIFGIVLLAFAVKIFGANASQLFQQ